One window of Penaeus chinensis breed Huanghai No. 1 chromosome 3, ASM1920278v2, whole genome shotgun sequence genomic DNA carries:
- the LOC125041858 gene encoding uncharacterized protein LOC125041858 has product MFRVLILAYAAVSLVCSKEPSAVTEALNISACEVNLGLKIKPQASKTFPLKKSTKFAVRRDKRRNESNFIVHLSDAGSNTLLELSFGENAMGVRIPIQFQLHDEEWSNISLFLEDAALRVLGASWDVVVTSIEGLGNVTGFRIETVPDTYLVLNECMIVPETPSKPSTPEGKNILLYTSIALNCLLILVIGGLFTYLVLDRNLANEPSVASYSEDQDSALAEAASDF; this is encoded by the exons ATGTTTCGAGTTCTTATCTTGGCTTACGCTGCTGTGTCCCTGGTGTGCAGCAAGGAGCCGAGCGCCGTGACCGAGGCGTTGAATATCTCAG CCTGCGAAGTAAACTTGGGATTGAAGATAAAGCCGCAAGCAAGCAAAACGTTTCCCCTCAAGAAAAGCACCAAGTTCGCCGTCAGAAGAGACAAACGACGAAATGAAAGCAATTTCATTGTGCACTTATCTGACGCGGGCAGCAATACCCTCCTCGAGCTTTCTTTCGGTGAAAACGCCATGGGTGTGAGAATCCCCATTCAATTTCAGCTGCACGACGAAGAGTGGTCgaacatctccctcttcctcgaagacGCCGCGCTGCGCGTGCTCGGAGCTTCTTGGGACGTCGTCGTGACCTCGATTGAAGGCCTGGGCAATGTCACGGGGTTTCGGATCGAAACCGTCCCAGACACCTACTTGGTGCTCAACGAATGCATGATAG TTCCAGAAACCCCTTCAAAACCAAGCACTCCGGAGGGAAAGAATATATTATTGTATACTTCTATCGCTCTCAACTGCCTCCTGATCCTGGTCATCGGCGGTCTCTTCACGTACTTGGTCTTAGACCGCAACCTCGCCAACGAGCCGTCCGTTGCCTCTTACTCGGAAGACCAGGACTCGGCCTTAGCGGAGGCAGCTAGTGATTTCTAA